Proteins co-encoded in one Ziziphus jujuba cultivar Dongzao chromosome 9, ASM3175591v1 genomic window:
- the LOC107427793 gene encoding uncharacterized protein LOC107427793 produces the protein MAKGSRGRRRITSRQYRSAPYPLHCNHDILEDLHQKKCSKALEKRDWEDATCSVCMEYPHNAVLLLCSSHDKGCHPYMCGTSFRHSNCLDQYKKAYTKVVSPNHGLSLHSSLNNPVDAPDSSLAVEKCQVSELACPLCRGQVKGWTVVEPAREYLNAKKRSCMQDGCSFVGNYKELRRHVRADHPSARPREVDPALEQKWSRLERQRERDDVVSTIRSTTPGAMFFGDYVIEGNNYGFESDEDEGGFDLGATETNGGFEVGGIDRELVNVFLLIHAFGASANDYSRRLRQPERALNRTMDGTVGVRHNTPVGASDSSDQDDNNEPSDNNGGDGGMSLASRLRRHGRVLLGRSGRRRRRRAVQDR, from the coding sequence ATGGCAAAAGGTAGCAGGGGAAGGCGCAGGATCACTTCACGACAATACAGATCAGCTCCATACCCGTTGCACTGCAATCATGATATCTTGGAGGACTTGCACCAAAAGAAATGCTCCAAAGCCTTGGAGAAGAGAGACTGGGAAGATGCAACATGTTCTGTCTGCATGGAGTATCCTCACAATGCTGTCCTTCTTCTTTGTTCTTCTCATGATAAGGGTTGCCATCCCTATATGTGTGGGACTAGCTTTCGCCATTCCAACTGCCTTGACCAATATAAAAAAGCTTACACTAAAGTTGTCTCACCCAACCATGGATTATCCTTGCACAGTTCTCTCAACAACCCAGTTGATGCACCAGATTCCAGTTTGGCCGTCGAGAAATGTCAAGTCTCAGAGCTTGCATGCCCTCTTTGTAGGGGTCAGGTGAAGGGGTGGACTGTCGTTGAACCAGCGAGAGAATATCTTAATGCAAAGAAGAGAAGCTGCATGCAGGATGGTTGCTCATTTGTTGGAAATTACAAGGAGCTGAGGAGGCATGTAAGGGCAGATCATCCCTCTGCACGACCACGTGAAGTGGATCCTGCACTAGAACAAAAATGGAGCAGGCTTGAGCGGCAGCGTGAGCGGGATGATGTGGTGAGTACTATAAGATCAACCACACCAGGAGCCATGTTTTTTGGTGATTATGTTATAGAAGGAAATAATTATGGGTTTGAGTCCGATGAAGATGAGGGTGGTTTTGATTTAGGTGCTACAGAAACAAACGGGGGTTTTGAGGTGGGTGGTATTGACCGTGAACTTGTGAATGTCTTTCTCCTAATTCATGCATTTGGGGCTTCAGCAAATGACTACAGTAGGCGGCTGAGGCAACCTGAAAGGGCCTTAAACCGCACAATGGATGGCACTGTTGGCGTCCGGCACAACACTCCTGTTGGTGCTTCAGATTCCTCTGATCAGGATGACAACAATGAACCCAGTGATAATAATGGTGGTGATGGTGGTATGTCATTGGCTAGCCGCCTCCGCCGTCATGGTAGGGTGTTGTTGGGACGCTCCGGTCGAAGACGCCGACGTAGGGCAGTTCAAGATAGATAA